A genomic window from Aestuariirhabdus litorea includes:
- a CDS encoding alpha-ketoglutarate-dependent dioxygenase AlkB family protein: MKVTKKEAGKRVVCNSQGYPLSVMDGELYWYPDFIDPVSASALYRQLEKEVIWRQDYLRMGARQVAIPRLQAWYGEQGYRYSGLYLEPQPWLAAHRQLLALLEEQLGLSFNSVLMNLYRDGNDSVGWHADDEPELGINPCIASLSLGATRRFHLRHREHTEQRLSLELGHGALLVMSGPMQHHWRHQIPKTRRPVGPRINLTFRSINPPEG, encoded by the coding sequence GTGAAAGTGACCAAGAAAGAGGCAGGCAAAAGAGTTGTCTGTAACTCGCAGGGATACCCTCTTTCCGTGATGGATGGGGAGCTGTACTGGTACCCTGATTTTATAGATCCCGTCTCTGCCTCGGCCCTCTATCGCCAGCTTGAAAAGGAGGTGATCTGGCGCCAGGACTATTTGCGGATGGGCGCGCGCCAGGTGGCGATTCCCAGGTTGCAGGCCTGGTATGGCGAGCAGGGTTATCGGTACTCCGGGCTCTATCTGGAGCCCCAGCCCTGGCTGGCGGCTCACAGGCAGCTGCTCGCCCTGTTGGAGGAGCAGCTGGGGCTGAGTTTCAATTCGGTACTGATGAACCTCTACAGGGATGGCAATGACAGCGTGGGCTGGCACGCCGATGATGAACCGGAGCTGGGGATAAACCCCTGTATCGCCTCCTTGAGCCTGGGGGCTACTCGACGGTTTCACCTGCGCCATCGGGAGCACACTGAGCAGCGTTTATCCCTCGAGCTGGGCCATGGTGCATTACTGGTGATGTCGGGGCCGATGCAGCACCACTGGCGTCACCAGATTCCCAAGACCCGGCGTCCGGTGGGGCCGAGAATCAACCTGACCTTTCGCTCGATTAACCCGCCAGAGGGGTGA
- the ccoM gene encoding cytochrome c oxidase subunit CcoM, whose amino-acid sequence MSILLSPVDGSLFTTSGLLQGVATMFLDEVVFAGLLTVGLMITFFAGLYYFLRKDMDKHP is encoded by the coding sequence GTGTCAATCCTGTTGTCGCCTGTGGATGGTAGCCTCTTTACTACTTCAGGGTTATTACAGGGAGTGGCAACCATGTTTTTAGACGAAGTTGTATTTGCCGGGTTGCTGACCGTCGGTCTGATGATCACTTTTTTTGCGGGCCTCTATTACTTCCTTCGTAAAGACATGGATAAACATCCATAG